A part of Neodiprion pinetum isolate iyNeoPine1 chromosome 4, iyNeoPine1.2, whole genome shotgun sequence genomic DNA contains:
- the beta4GalT7 gene encoding beta-1,4-galactosyltransferase 7 isoform X1, giving the protein MKAFWKNSKVRYLFLCILITFVVSCIIGITPISLDECKCDIQDSPSKLIRQVQRTNQIKSGKHRLAILVPFRDRFDELLIFVPHMHKFLSKQNIRYHIFIVNQIDNYRFNRASLINAGFLEVQKDFDYIAMHDVDLLPMNDELLYHYPAQGPYHIASPELHPRYHYPTFVGGILLVNSSRNFPSREQFVQVNGMSNKYWGWGLEDDEFYVRLKEAGLNVGRPENVSTGTHNTFKHIHDRNRKKRDMTKCYNQREVTRRRDRRTGLKDVSYELVDITELTIAGTPTITVFKVSLDCNKTDTPWCDCTKSDDMKGEKVEDKKKNKKSQHGS; this is encoded by the exons ATGAAGgctttttggaaaaattccaaagttcgGTACCTGTTCCTATGCATATTGATCACCTTCGTCGTATCTTGCATAATCGGTATTACACCGATTAGCTTAG ATGAGTGCAAATGCGATATCCAAGATTCACCTTCCAAACTAATCAGACAAGTTCAGCGAACAAATCAAATCAAAAGTGGCAAGCATCGTCTGGCTATACTCGTGCCATTCAGGGATCGCTTTGATGAATTGCTCATTTTTGTCCCTCACATGCATAAGTTTCTTAGTAAACAGAACATTCGGTATCATATATTTATAGTGAATCAG aTTGATAACTATAGGTTCAATCGAGCATCGCTCATTAATGCAGGTTTCTTGGAAGTACAAAAAGACTTTGACTACATAGCGATGCATGATGTTGACTTATTGCCTATGAACGATGAACTGCTGTATCATTACCCAGCACAAGGACCTTATCACATTGCCTCACCTGAACTTCATCCGCGATACCATTATCCTACTTTCGTTGGCGGTATTTTACTTGTAAATAG TAGCCGCAATTTTCCTTCCAGAGAGCAGTTTGTACAAGTCAATGGAATGTCGAACAAATACTGGGGTTGGGGTTTGGAAGACGACGAATTTTATGTAAGGCTGAAAGAAGCTGGTTTGAATGTTGGCCGGCCAGAAAATGTCAGTACTGGAACGCACAACACATTTAA ACATATACATGATAGGAATAGGAAAAAACGAGACATGACCAAATGTTACAATCAACGTGAAGTTACTCGCAGACGGGATCGACGAACTGGTCTCAAGGATGTATCCTATGAATTGGTCGACATCACAGAACTTACGATTGCAGGAACACCTACAATAACTGTGTTTAAAGTATCATTAGATTGTAATAAAACTGATACACCGTGGTGTGATTGCACTAAATCAGATGACATGAAAGGTGAAAAGGtggaagacaaaaaaaaaaataaaaaatctcagCATGGATCATGA
- the beta4GalT7 gene encoding beta-1,4-galactosyltransferase 7 isoform X2: MKAFWKNSKVRYLFLCILITFVVSCIIGITPISLDECKCDIQDSPSKLIRQVQRTNQIKSGKHRLAILVPFRDRFDELLIFVPHMHKFLSKQNIRYHIFIVNQIDNYRFNRASLINAGFLEVQKDFDYIAMHDVDLLPMNDELLYHYPAQGPYHIASPELHPRYHYPTFVGGILLVNSRNFPSREQFVQVNGMSNKYWGWGLEDDEFYVRLKEAGLNVGRPENVSTGTHNTFKHIHDRNRKKRDMTKCYNQREVTRRRDRRTGLKDVSYELVDITELTIAGTPTITVFKVSLDCNKTDTPWCDCTKSDDMKGEKVEDKKKNKKSQHGS, encoded by the exons ATGAAGgctttttggaaaaattccaaagttcgGTACCTGTTCCTATGCATATTGATCACCTTCGTCGTATCTTGCATAATCGGTATTACACCGATTAGCTTAG ATGAGTGCAAATGCGATATCCAAGATTCACCTTCCAAACTAATCAGACAAGTTCAGCGAACAAATCAAATCAAAAGTGGCAAGCATCGTCTGGCTATACTCGTGCCATTCAGGGATCGCTTTGATGAATTGCTCATTTTTGTCCCTCACATGCATAAGTTTCTTAGTAAACAGAACATTCGGTATCATATATTTATAGTGAATCAG aTTGATAACTATAGGTTCAATCGAGCATCGCTCATTAATGCAGGTTTCTTGGAAGTACAAAAAGACTTTGACTACATAGCGATGCATGATGTTGACTTATTGCCTATGAACGATGAACTGCTGTATCATTACCCAGCACAAGGACCTTATCACATTGCCTCACCTGAACTTCATCCGCGATACCATTATCCTACTTTCGTTGGCGGTATTTTACTTGTAAATAG CCGCAATTTTCCTTCCAGAGAGCAGTTTGTACAAGTCAATGGAATGTCGAACAAATACTGGGGTTGGGGTTTGGAAGACGACGAATTTTATGTAAGGCTGAAAGAAGCTGGTTTGAATGTTGGCCGGCCAGAAAATGTCAGTACTGGAACGCACAACACATTTAA ACATATACATGATAGGAATAGGAAAAAACGAGACATGACCAAATGTTACAATCAACGTGAAGTTACTCGCAGACGGGATCGACGAACTGGTCTCAAGGATGTATCCTATGAATTGGTCGACATCACAGAACTTACGATTGCAGGAACACCTACAATAACTGTGTTTAAAGTATCATTAGATTGTAATAAAACTGATACACCGTGGTGTGATTGCACTAAATCAGATGACATGAAAGGTGAAAAGGtggaagacaaaaaaaaaaataaaaaatctcagCATGGATCATGA
- the beta4GalT7 gene encoding beta-1,4-galactosyltransferase 7 isoform X3 produces the protein MKAFWKNSKVRYLFLCILITFVVSCIIGITPISLDECKCDIQDSPSKLIRQVQRTNQIKSGKHRLAILVPFRDRFDELLIFVPHMHKFLSKQNIRYHIFIVNQIDNYRFNRASLINAGFLEVQKDFDYIAMHDVDLLPMNDELLYHYPAQGPYHIASPELHPRYHYPTFVGGILLVNREQFVQVNGMSNKYWGWGLEDDEFYVRLKEAGLNVGRPENVSTGTHNTFKHIHDRNRKKRDMTKCYNQREVTRRRDRRTGLKDVSYELVDITELTIAGTPTITVFKVSLDCNKTDTPWCDCTKSDDMKGEKVEDKKKNKKSQHGS, from the exons ATGAAGgctttttggaaaaattccaaagttcgGTACCTGTTCCTATGCATATTGATCACCTTCGTCGTATCTTGCATAATCGGTATTACACCGATTAGCTTAG ATGAGTGCAAATGCGATATCCAAGATTCACCTTCCAAACTAATCAGACAAGTTCAGCGAACAAATCAAATCAAAAGTGGCAAGCATCGTCTGGCTATACTCGTGCCATTCAGGGATCGCTTTGATGAATTGCTCATTTTTGTCCCTCACATGCATAAGTTTCTTAGTAAACAGAACATTCGGTATCATATATTTATAGTGAATCAG aTTGATAACTATAGGTTCAATCGAGCATCGCTCATTAATGCAGGTTTCTTGGAAGTACAAAAAGACTTTGACTACATAGCGATGCATGATGTTGACTTATTGCCTATGAACGATGAACTGCTGTATCATTACCCAGCACAAGGACCTTATCACATTGCCTCACCTGAACTTCATCCGCGATACCATTATCCTACTTTCGTTGGCGGTATTTTACTTGTAAATAG AGAGCAGTTTGTACAAGTCAATGGAATGTCGAACAAATACTGGGGTTGGGGTTTGGAAGACGACGAATTTTATGTAAGGCTGAAAGAAGCTGGTTTGAATGTTGGCCGGCCAGAAAATGTCAGTACTGGAACGCACAACACATTTAA ACATATACATGATAGGAATAGGAAAAAACGAGACATGACCAAATGTTACAATCAACGTGAAGTTACTCGCAGACGGGATCGACGAACTGGTCTCAAGGATGTATCCTATGAATTGGTCGACATCACAGAACTTACGATTGCAGGAACACCTACAATAACTGTGTTTAAAGTATCATTAGATTGTAATAAAACTGATACACCGTGGTGTGATTGCACTAAATCAGATGACATGAAAGGTGAAAAGGtggaagacaaaaaaaaaaataaaaaatctcagCATGGATCATGA